In Saccharomonospora marina XMU15, one genomic interval encodes:
- the dnaE gene encoding DNA polymerase III subunit alpha yields MSNDSFVHLHVHTEYSMLDGAAKIAPLFGEASRLGMPAVGMTDHGNMYGADEFYQQARKADIKPIIGIEAYVAPESRFHKKPVFWGQSSQRGADEFGEGGDVSGGGAYTHMTMLAENATGLRNLFKLSSLASMQGYYRKPRMDRELIAENAEGIIATTGCPSGEVQTRLRLGQQAEALRAAADYRDIFGKDNFFLELMDHGLPIERSVREGLLEIGRELGLRPLATNDSHYVTKDQADSHSALLCVQSGKTLSDPNRFKFDGDGYYLKSAAEMREYWDTEVPGAADATLLIAERVQSYEEVYAHRDRMPKFEVPQGHTEASWLHHEVMEGLQWRFPDGVPDGYRERAEFELQVIAGKGFPSYFLVVADLINYARKVGIRVGPGRGSAAGSLVAYALGITNLDPIPQKLLFERFLNPERESMPDIDIDFDDRRRGEMVRYATEKYGADRVAQVITFGTIKTKAAIKDAARVHFGQPGYAIADRISKALPPPIMAKDIPLAGIVDAEHERYAEAAEVRSLVESDPEVKTIFDTARGLEGLIRNAGVHACAVIMSSEPLLDAIPLWQRDDGAVITGWDYPSCEAIGLLKMDFLGLRNLTVIGDAIDNVKANRGEQIDLDRLGLDDPEAYKLLGRGDTLGVFQLDGGAMRDLLRRMQPTGFDDIVAVLALYRPGPMGMNAHNDYADRKNGRQQIKPIHPQLEEPLKEILAETYGLIVYQEQIMQIAQKVAGYSMGRADVLRRAMGKKKKEVLEKEFEGFREGMRSSELVPGGFSDEAIQALWDTILPFAGYAFNKSHAAGYGLIAYWTAYLKANYPAEYMAALLTSVGDNKDKSAVYLSECRRLGIRVLPPDVNESGQRFAAVGDDIRFGLGAVRNVGANVVDSIIATRDSKGKYSSFTDFLDKSELVACNKRVIESLIKAGAFDSLGNTRLSMVRVHEEAVEAVVPLKRQEAMGQFDLFGGGDDSAATSSSSPLAHLRFDEEEYPRKQLLAYEREMLGLYVSAHPLDGAERILRKHAKRPIAAILADPPKEGEIEVAGLITSMERRVNKRGEPWAICTIEDMDAALEVLFFPKSYALFAADLVEDNAVVVKGRVNWREEKMSVFGAGLVPLDLSDVTDGDEEPPLVLLASAEKITHGVVTELKQTLQAHRGDTPVRLKLLGKNRETVFALYDYPVKVTSMLMGELKGIPGITASS; encoded by the coding sequence GTGTCGAACGATTCCTTCGTCCACCTGCATGTCCACACCGAGTACTCGATGCTCGACGGTGCGGCGAAGATCGCTCCTCTGTTCGGCGAGGCGTCGAGGCTGGGAATGCCCGCGGTGGGGATGACCGACCACGGCAACATGTACGGCGCCGACGAGTTCTACCAGCAGGCGCGCAAGGCCGACATCAAGCCGATCATCGGGATCGAGGCCTACGTCGCACCGGAGAGCCGGTTCCACAAGAAGCCGGTGTTCTGGGGGCAGAGCAGCCAGCGGGGCGCCGACGAGTTCGGCGAGGGTGGCGACGTCTCCGGCGGCGGCGCCTACACGCACATGACGATGCTGGCGGAGAACGCCACCGGGCTGCGCAACCTTTTCAAGCTCTCGTCACTGGCCAGCATGCAGGGCTACTACCGCAAACCCCGCATGGACCGGGAATTGATCGCCGAGAACGCCGAGGGCATCATCGCCACCACCGGCTGCCCCTCCGGCGAGGTGCAGACCCGGTTGCGGTTGGGGCAGCAGGCCGAGGCACTGCGGGCGGCGGCCGACTACCGCGACATCTTCGGCAAGGACAACTTCTTCCTCGAGCTGATGGACCACGGGCTGCCGATCGAGCGGTCGGTGCGTGAGGGTCTGCTGGAGATCGGAAGGGAACTCGGTCTTCGACCGCTGGCCACCAACGACTCCCACTACGTCACCAAGGACCAGGCCGACTCCCACTCGGCGCTGCTGTGCGTGCAGTCGGGCAAGACCCTGTCCGACCCCAACCGGTTCAAGTTCGACGGCGACGGCTACTACCTCAAGTCCGCCGCCGAGATGCGCGAGTACTGGGACACCGAGGTTCCCGGCGCGGCCGACGCGACCCTGCTGATCGCCGAGCGCGTGCAGTCCTACGAGGAGGTGTACGCCCACCGCGACCGGATGCCGAAGTTCGAGGTGCCGCAGGGACACACCGAGGCGAGCTGGCTGCACCACGAGGTGATGGAGGGCCTGCAGTGGCGCTTCCCCGACGGTGTTCCCGACGGCTACCGCGAGCGCGCCGAGTTCGAGCTGCAGGTGATCGCCGGGAAGGGCTTCCCCTCCTACTTCCTGGTGGTCGCCGACCTCATCAACTACGCGCGCAAGGTCGGTATCCGGGTCGGGCCCGGCCGTGGTTCGGCGGCCGGATCGTTGGTGGCCTACGCGCTCGGTATCACGAACCTGGACCCGATCCCGCAGAAGCTGCTGTTCGAGCGGTTCCTCAACCCCGAGCGGGAGTCGATGCCCGACATCGACATCGACTTCGACGACCGCAGGCGCGGTGAGATGGTCCGCTACGCCACCGAGAAGTACGGCGCCGACCGGGTGGCCCAGGTCATCACGTTCGGCACGATCAAGACGAAGGCCGCGATCAAGGACGCGGCCAGGGTGCACTTCGGCCAGCCCGGCTACGCGATCGCCGACCGGATCTCCAAGGCGCTGCCCCCGCCGATCATGGCCAAGGACATCCCGCTCGCGGGCATCGTCGACGCCGAGCACGAGCGCTACGCCGAGGCGGCAGAGGTCCGCTCGCTCGTGGAGAGCGACCCGGAGGTCAAGACGATCTTCGATACCGCGCGGGGGCTGGAGGGACTGATCCGCAACGCGGGAGTGCACGCCTGCGCGGTCATCATGTCCAGCGAGCCGTTGCTGGACGCCATTCCACTGTGGCAGCGCGACGACGGGGCCGTGATCACCGGTTGGGACTACCCGTCCTGTGAGGCCATCGGCCTGTTGAAGATGGACTTCCTGGGCCTGCGCAACCTGACGGTGATCGGTGACGCCATCGACAACGTCAAGGCCAACCGTGGTGAACAGATCGACCTCGACCGGCTCGGACTGGACGACCCAGAGGCTTACAAGCTGCTCGGGCGGGGCGACACGCTCGGCGTGTTCCAGCTCGACGGCGGTGCCATGCGTGACCTGCTGCGCAGGATGCAGCCGACCGGCTTCGACGACATCGTCGCGGTGCTCGCCCTGTACCGGCCGGGCCCGATGGGCATGAACGCCCACAACGACTACGCCGACCGCAAGAACGGGCGGCAACAGATCAAGCCGATCCATCCGCAGCTCGAGGAGCCCCTGAAGGAGATTCTGGCCGAAACCTACGGCCTGATCGTCTATCAGGAGCAGATCATGCAGATCGCCCAGAAGGTCGCGGGTTACTCGATGGGCCGCGCAGACGTGCTGCGGCGGGCGATGGGCAAGAAGAAGAAGGAGGTGCTGGAGAAGGAGTTCGAGGGCTTCCGGGAAGGGATGCGAAGCAGCGAACTCGTTCCCGGTGGCTTCTCCGACGAGGCGATCCAGGCGCTGTGGGACACGATCCTGCCCTTCGCGGGATACGCGTTCAACAAGAGCCACGCGGCGGGCTACGGACTGATCGCGTACTGGACGGCCTACCTCAAGGCGAACTACCCGGCCGAGTACATGGCGGCGCTGCTCACCTCTGTGGGCGACAACAAGGACAAGTCGGCGGTGTACCTGTCAGAGTGCCGCAGGCTCGGCATCAGGGTGCTGCCGCCCGACGTCAACGAGTCGGGCCAGCGGTTCGCCGCGGTCGGCGACGACATCCGGTTCGGTCTGGGTGCGGTGCGCAACGTTGGCGCCAACGTGGTGGACTCGATCATCGCCACGCGCGATTCGAAGGGCAAGTACTCCTCCTTCACCGACTTCCTCGACAAGTCCGAGCTGGTGGCCTGCAACAAGCGGGTGATCGAGTCGCTGATCAAGGCAGGAGCGTTCGATTCGCTCGGCAATACCCGGCTTTCCATGGTCCGGGTGCACGAGGAGGCGGTGGAAGCGGTCGTGCCGCTGAAGCGGCAGGAGGCGATGGGGCAGTTCGACCTCTTCGGCGGCGGTGACGACAGTGCCGCGACGTCGTCGTCCTCCCCGCTGGCGCACCTGCGGTTCGACGAGGAGGAGTATCCGCGCAAGCAACTGCTGGCCTACGAACGCGAGATGCTCGGCCTCTACGTCTCGGCGCACCCGCTGGACGGCGCCGAGCGCATTCTGCGCAAGCACGCCAAGCGTCCGATCGCCGCGATACTGGCCGACCCGCCCAAGGAAGGCGAGATAGAGGTCGCGGGGCTCATCACCTCGATGGAGCGGCGGGTCAACAAGAGGGGCGAGCCCTGGGCGATCTGCACGATCGAGGACATGGACGCCGCTTTGGAGGTGCTGTTCTTCCCGAAGTCCTACGCGCTGTTCGCGGCAGACCTGGTGGAGGACAACGCCGTGGTGGTCAAGGGCAGGGTCAACTGGCGTGAGGAGAAGATGTCGGTCTTCGGCGCCGGGCTGGTGCCGCTGGACCTCAGCGACGTCACCGACGGCGACGAGGAACCTCCGCTGGTGTTGCTCGCCTCGGCGGAGAAGATCACCCACGGCGTCGTGACCGAACTCAAACAGACTCTGCAGGCCCACCGCGGCGACACGCCGGTGCGGTTGAAGCTGCTGGGCAAGAACCGGGAAACGGTGTTCGCGCTGTACGACTACCCGGTCAAGGTCACGTCCATGTTGATGGGTGAGCTGAAAGGCATCCCGGGGATCACAGCGAGCAGCTGA